The Catenuloplanes niger genome includes a window with the following:
- a CDS encoding serine/threonine-protein kinase, producing the protein MSRSDSPATDPAGVPPPRRIGGAYALQEEIGGGATGTVWRALESSTGEQVAIKLLRDDLAGEPKIVMRFVQERAILRMLRHPHIVGVRELLTVGSSLGLVMDLIPGGSLRRRLRTAGTLPPAEAAVILGQTAAALSHAHRRGVVHRDLKPDNILLTSPGAADPTVRLTDFGVARVLDGARLTTTGAVIGTAGYLAPEVIAGGRPMPAADVYALGIVLFELLLGRPPFAGATPYAALHGFTLPRPASVPEPAWHIIESCLASDPTHRPTAAELIDRFRALADATAGLPALDALHDSLTDGALPILPRQKPVPAPPIPHAAAPVPDAAAPVPQAAAPGSEAAAAVPHAAVPGSHAAAAVPHAAAAVPHAAAAVPHAAAAVPHAAAPGSEAAPGSAAPPVPEAASGSGDTPGSEGAPDRSAAPGGSAVPGPEAEPPVAPGHSAVSPAVAGRRAASSESPVEDTVPVAPGAGATPAGGGDARIPVQGRKSGSTEPLPPAAASGPETTADPSCGTTGGENRPADAGGRAAERADDTDGRAGRGGNAGGTGDGSDNTGGTGDGSDSTGGSRSGAHGTGGTGDGSDNAGGSRSGAHGTGGTGGGSAAGGSGDHGSGGDNSGAESGAAGRGGAHGSDGSVAGGSSGGVGGSAAGASGSHGGGSHGGAEDDGAEGRAAEGRAAEGGGGDGRRRARGRRRSATAGAGGTLRRRVAAPLAGLAAIAVLGGAVALAIRHNAAEHHAAAAPHATTAAPTPVAAPERSPVPAVHAPKPPPATSAAQPTPTGAPTSVPARPVARTSAPAAATSAAATPEAVSYTWGATRCDSVMQWATTRPAVIQTCYAIGPAVRLSGVISALPGTSVVVSLHLVEESSGRTVAGPFTCPKATFTRDDVQQACGGFDASVPRGRRYAVVQTWRSTAQSESRLAPGTARTQFFTVPA; encoded by the coding sequence CTCACCGTCGGCTCGTCACTCGGACTGGTGATGGACCTCATCCCGGGCGGCAGCCTGCGCCGGCGGCTCCGCACCGCCGGCACGCTGCCACCCGCGGAGGCCGCCGTGATCCTCGGCCAGACCGCGGCCGCGCTCAGCCACGCGCACCGGCGCGGCGTCGTGCACCGCGACCTCAAGCCGGACAACATCCTGCTCACCAGCCCCGGTGCGGCCGACCCGACGGTCCGGCTCACCGACTTCGGCGTGGCCCGGGTGCTGGACGGTGCCCGGCTCACCACGACCGGCGCGGTGATCGGCACGGCCGGGTACCTCGCGCCCGAGGTGATCGCGGGTGGCCGCCCGATGCCGGCGGCGGACGTCTACGCGCTCGGCATCGTGCTGTTCGAACTGCTGCTGGGCCGGCCGCCGTTCGCGGGCGCCACCCCGTACGCCGCACTCCACGGCTTCACGCTGCCGCGCCCCGCGTCGGTGCCGGAACCGGCCTGGCACATCATCGAATCCTGCCTCGCGTCCGATCCCACGCACCGCCCTACCGCCGCCGAGCTGATCGACCGCTTCCGCGCGCTCGCCGACGCCACCGCGGGCCTCCCCGCCCTCGACGCGCTCCACGACTCGCTCACCGACGGCGCCCTGCCGATCCTGCCGCGCCAGAAGCCCGTCCCGGCCCCGCCGATCCCGCACGCCGCCGCACCGGTGCCGGACGCCGCCGCACCGGTGCCGCAGGCCGCTGCGCCGGGTTCGGAGGCCGCTGCGGCGGTCCCGCACGCTGCCGTGCCGGGCTCGCACGCCGCTGCGGCGGTCCCGCACGCCGCTGCGGCGGTCCCGCACGCCGCTGCGGCGGTCCCGCACGCCGCTGCGGCGGTCCCGCACGCCGCTGCGCCGGGCTCGGAGGCCGCGCCGGGTTCGGCGGCCCCGCCGGTCCCGGAAGCCGCATCGGGCTCGGGGGACACGCCGGGCTCGGAGGGCGCTCCGGACCGGAGTGCCGCGCCCGGTGGGAGCGCCGTGCCCGGCCCGGAGGCCGAGCCTCCGGTCGCGCCGGGTCACTCCGCCGTGTCCCCGGCCGTGGCAGGCCGGCGCGCCGCGTCATCGGAATCTCCGGTTGAGGACACGGTGCCGGTCGCGCCGGGCGCCGGCGCGACGCCGGCCGGCGGGGGAGACGCCAGAATTCCGGTGCAGGGCCGGAAGTCCGGTTCGACCGAGCCGCTACCGCCCGCTGCCGCCTCGGGTCCGGAGACGACAGCCGATCCGTCGTGCGGCACCACGGGCGGCGAGAACCGGCCGGCCGATGCCGGCGGTCGTGCAGCCGAGCGGGCGGACGACACCGACGGCCGTGCCGGTCGCGGCGGCAACGCCGGCGGCACCGGCGACGGCAGTGACAACACCGGCGGCACCGGCGACGGCAGTGACAGCACCGGCGGCAGCCGCAGCGGTGCGCACGGCACCGGCGGCACCGGCGACGGCAGTGACAACGCCGGGGGCAGCCGCAGCGGTGCGCACGGCACCGGCGGCACCGGCGGCGGCAGTGCCGCCGGTGGCAGCGGTGACCACGGCAGCGGCGGCGACAACAGCGGCGCCGAAAGCGGTGCCGCCGGCCGCGGCGGCGCCCACGGAAGCGACGGCAGCGTCGCCGGCGGCAGTAGCGGTGGTGTCGGCGGCAGTGCCGCCGGTGCGAGCGGTAGCCACGGCGGCGGCAGTCACGGCGGCGCCGAGGACGATGGCGCCGAGGGCAGGGCCGCCGAGGGCAGGGCCGCCGAGGGCGGCGGCGGGGACGGGCGGCGCCGGGCGCGTGGGCGGCGGCGGAGCGCGACGGCCGGGGCCGGTGGGACGTTGCGGCGGCGGGTGGCGGCGCCGCTGGCCGGGCTGGCCGCGATCGCGGTGCTGGGCGGCGCGGTCGCGCTCGCGATCCGGCACAACGCGGCGGAGCACCACGCGGCCGCGGCACCGCACGCGACCACGGCCGCGCCGACCCCGGTCGCCGCGCCGGAACGCAGCCCGGTCCCGGCCGTGCACGCGCCGAAGCCGCCGCCCGCCACGTCCGCCGCGCAGCCCACGCCGACCGGCGCGCCGACCAGCGTGCCGGCCAGGCCGGTCGCGCGCACGTCCGCGCCGGCGGCCGCCACCAGCGCGGCCGCCACGCCGGAGGCGGTCAGCTACACGTGGGGTGCGACGCGCTGCGACTCCGTGATGCAGTGGGCGACCACCCGCCCGGCCGTGATCCAGACCTGTTACGCGATCGGCCCGGCCGTCCGGCTCAGCGGCGTGATCTCCGCGCTTCCGGGCACGTCCGTCGTCGTCTCGCTGCACCTGGTCGAGGAGTCCTCCGGCCGTACCGTGGCGGGCCCGTTCACCTGCCCGAAGGCGACCTTCACCCGGGATGACGTCCAGCAGGCGTGCGGCGGGTTCGACGCGTCCGTGCCGCGCGGCCGCCGTTACGCCGTGGTCCAGACGTGGCGGTCCACCGCGCAGTCCGAGTCCCGGCTCGCCCCCGGCACCGCCCGCACCCAGTTCTTCACCGTCCCCGCCTGA
- a CDS encoding LacI family DNA-binding transcriptional regulator, whose product MSPRPSPESRPPTLEAVAEVAGVSRATVSRVINAVPTVDPRIRAAVERAIAEIGYVPNLAARSLVTRSTNSIALVISEPDREYEAPFLNRVFTDPFFGRVTAGAQEVLRPRGIHLVIIPADPPAHHLVVRYLRQGHVDGVLLISSHSEDPIPRQLADLSIPTVMSARPGYPVPLSHTDVDQRAGARLAVAHLRSLGRTRIGTVSGPLDTQAGHDRHDGFLAAAGPGAPFVEGDFTRARAERVTHDLLAAHPDLDGLFVASDVMAEGVLAALHERGRRVPGDIAVVGFDDSSAALACRPRLTTVRQPVEEMSAEMARLLLATIDEPGRLPRSVIFQPTLVVRDSA is encoded by the coding sequence ATGTCACCCCGGCCGTCACCCGAGTCCCGTCCGCCCACATTGGAGGCTGTCGCGGAGGTGGCCGGCGTGTCCCGGGCCACGGTGTCCCGGGTGATCAACGCGGTGCCCACGGTGGACCCGCGGATCCGGGCCGCGGTCGAACGCGCGATCGCCGAGATCGGGTACGTGCCGAACCTGGCCGCGCGCTCGCTCGTCACCCGCAGCACGAACTCGATCGCGCTGGTCATCTCCGAACCCGACCGTGAGTACGAGGCGCCGTTCCTGAACCGGGTCTTCACGGACCCGTTCTTCGGCCGGGTGACCGCGGGCGCGCAGGAGGTGCTCCGGCCGCGCGGCATCCACCTGGTGATCATCCCGGCCGACCCGCCCGCGCATCACCTGGTCGTGCGCTACCTGCGGCAGGGGCACGTGGACGGCGTACTGCTGATCTCCAGCCACAGCGAGGACCCGATCCCGCGGCAGCTCGCCGACCTCTCCATCCCCACCGTGATGTCCGCCCGGCCGGGCTATCCGGTGCCGCTCAGCCACACCGACGTCGACCAGCGGGCCGGCGCGCGGCTCGCGGTCGCGCACCTGCGGTCGCTCGGCCGGACCCGAATCGGCACGGTCAGCGGGCCGCTGGACACCCAGGCCGGGCACGACCGGCACGACGGCTTCCTCGCCGCGGCCGGGCCCGGCGCGCCGTTCGTGGAGGGCGACTTCACCCGCGCCCGGGCCGAACGCGTCACGCACGACCTGCTGGCCGCGCACCCGGACCTGGACGGGCTGTTCGTGGCCAGCGACGTGATGGCCGAGGGCGTGCTGGCCGCGCTGCACGAGCGCGGCCGGCGGGTGCCGGGCGACATCGCGGTGGTCGGCTTCGACGACAGCAGCGCGGCGCTGGCCTGCCGCCCGCGACTGACCACGGTCCGGCAACCGGTCGAGGAGATGTCCGCCGAGATGGCCCGCCTGCTGCTCGCCACGATCGACGAACCCGGCCGGCTCCCCCGCTCGGTCATCTTCCAGCCCACGCTGGTCGTCCGCGACTCCGCCTGA
- a CDS encoding DUF1996 domain-containing protein, which translates to MKRPLTLGVALLGLLSTYLIVTTTTASAAEALLSQGRTAAASSTESAAFPASAAVDGNGGTRWSSAAADPQWLRVDLGASATITRVSLTWEAAYARGFQIQTSTDGAAWTTVHTTANATGGNQSITVNGTGRYVRVYTTARGTAYGVSLWEFEVFGAGGAPATSLPPNVVRVAEFLADCPYSHRLPDDPIIFPGLPGASHMHSFFGATVTNAMTNLADLLNSQTTCNPREDKSSYWVPTLYQDNVPVEPTIVTFYYLGEGVRNDIIANTQPIPLGLRIVAGNARATGPNDNTISRWSCLHAGHVGSSHDFVNCPSGTMLESYLDFPQCWNGRDLDSADHKSHMAYPVNQACPPTHPVAVPKLRQVLRYPVNGDPARLRLASGGGFTMHGDFFNAWPEAEMARRVNDCIRPIIKCGADGRP; encoded by the coding sequence ATGAAACGTCCGCTCACGCTCGGGGTCGCGTTGCTGGGCCTGCTGAGCACCTACCTGATCGTCACCACCACCACCGCGAGCGCGGCCGAGGCACTGCTCTCCCAGGGGCGTACCGCCGCGGCCTCGTCCACGGAGTCCGCGGCCTTCCCGGCGAGCGCGGCCGTGGACGGCAACGGCGGCACCCGCTGGTCGTCCGCGGCCGCCGACCCGCAGTGGCTGCGCGTCGACCTGGGCGCGTCCGCCACGATCACCCGCGTCTCGCTGACCTGGGAGGCCGCGTACGCCCGCGGCTTCCAGATCCAGACCAGCACGGACGGCGCCGCGTGGACCACGGTGCACACCACCGCGAACGCGACCGGCGGGAACCAGAGCATCACGGTCAACGGCACCGGGCGGTACGTGCGGGTGTACACCACCGCGCGCGGCACCGCGTACGGCGTCTCGCTCTGGGAGTTCGAGGTGTTCGGCGCGGGCGGCGCACCGGCCACGTCACTGCCGCCGAACGTGGTGCGGGTCGCGGAGTTCCTGGCCGACTGCCCGTACTCGCACCGGCTGCCGGACGACCCGATCATCTTCCCCGGGCTGCCCGGCGCGTCGCACATGCACAGCTTCTTCGGCGCCACCGTGACGAACGCGATGACGAACCTGGCCGACCTGCTCAACTCGCAGACCACCTGCAACCCGCGCGAGGACAAGAGCTCGTACTGGGTGCCGACGCTCTACCAGGACAACGTGCCGGTCGAGCCGACCATCGTCACGTTCTACTACCTGGGTGAGGGCGTGCGGAACGACATCATCGCGAACACCCAGCCGATCCCGCTCGGGCTGCGGATCGTGGCCGGGAACGCGCGGGCGACCGGGCCGAACGACAACACGATCTCGCGCTGGTCCTGCCTGCACGCCGGGCACGTGGGCTCGTCGCACGACTTCGTGAACTGCCCGTCCGGCACGATGCTCGAGTCGTACCTGGACTTCCCGCAGTGCTGGAACGGCCGGGACCTCGACTCGGCCGACCACAAGTCGCACATGGCCTACCCGGTGAACCAGGCCTGCCCGCCGACGCACCCGGTCGCGGTGCCGAAACTCCGGCAGGTGCTGCGCTACCCGGTCAACGGTGACCCGGCACGGCTGCGGCTCGCGTCCGGCGGCGGGTTCACGATGCACGGCGACTTCTTCAACGCCTGGCCCGAGGCGGAGATGGCGCGGCGTGTCAACGACTGCATCCGCCCGATCATCAAGTGCGGTGCCGACGGCCGTCCCTGA
- a CDS encoding discoidin domain-containing protein has protein sequence MSPPRWRVAGIAAAVAALLGGFLVVTGPPAQAAETLLSQGRPVTASSTESAAFPASSAVDGDGGTRWSSAAADPQWLRVDLGTPVAISRVVLRWEAAYATAFQLQTSTDGTAWTTIHSAANAAGGDQSIAVTGTGRYLRLHATARATPWGVSLWEFQAFGEGGTAPGTPTLLSYRKPGTASTSQSDGSCWECTPDKAFDNDPASRWATSTTNGWVDPGWIAVDLGATARIQRVVLQWDPAYATAYQIQVSADGNAWTSIYSTTAGRGFKETLTVSGTGRYVRMYGTARSNGYGYSIYEFQVYGTGGNPTPLPPQPADPVFPATRLVWSDEFSGAAGGKPDPAKWRVDPGTGQNNEVQYYTNNENVSLDGNGVLVLEARRQTAGGRDYTSHRMNTGNTFHVQYGRIEARVKVPKGNGLWPAFWMMGADFLTGRPWPYNGEIDIMEVLGRNTSEAYSTLHAPAYNGAAGYGLKYATVDLSQDFHVWAAEWDSKGIRFFLDGRLVFTADKATVESTRGPWIFDHQFYLILNLAVGGDFPGPVDATTPFPSRMYVDYVRVYQ, from the coding sequence ATGTCCCCACCCCGATGGCGCGTGGCCGGGATCGCCGCCGCCGTCGCCGCCCTGCTCGGCGGCTTCCTCGTCGTGACCGGCCCGCCCGCCCAGGCCGCGGAGACGCTGCTGTCCCAGGGACGGCCGGTCACCGCCTCGTCCACCGAGTCCGCGGCGTTCCCCGCGAGTTCCGCGGTGGACGGTGACGGCGGCACCCGCTGGTCGTCCGCGGCGGCCGACCCGCAGTGGCTGCGCGTCGACCTCGGCACACCCGTCGCGATCAGCCGGGTCGTGCTGCGCTGGGAGGCGGCGTACGCGACCGCGTTCCAGCTCCAGACCAGCACCGACGGCACCGCGTGGACCACGATCCACAGCGCGGCGAACGCGGCCGGCGGCGACCAGAGCATCGCGGTCACCGGCACCGGGCGCTACCTGCGACTGCACGCCACGGCCCGGGCCACGCCGTGGGGTGTCTCGCTGTGGGAGTTCCAGGCGTTCGGCGAGGGCGGCACCGCGCCGGGCACGCCCACGCTGCTGTCGTACCGGAAGCCGGGCACCGCGTCGACCAGTCAGAGCGACGGCAGCTGCTGGGAGTGCACGCCGGACAAGGCGTTCGACAACGACCCGGCCAGCCGGTGGGCGACCAGCACCACGAACGGCTGGGTGGACCCCGGCTGGATCGCGGTCGACCTGGGCGCCACCGCCCGGATCCAGCGCGTCGTGCTCCAGTGGGACCCGGCGTACGCCACCGCGTACCAGATCCAGGTCTCGGCCGACGGCAACGCCTGGACCAGCATCTACTCGACCACGGCCGGGCGCGGCTTCAAGGAGACGCTGACCGTCAGCGGCACCGGGCGGTACGTGCGGATGTACGGCACCGCGCGGTCGAACGGCTACGGCTACTCGATCTACGAGTTTCAGGTGTACGGCACCGGCGGCAACCCGACGCCGCTGCCGCCGCAGCCGGCCGACCCGGTCTTCCCCGCGACCCGGCTGGTCTGGAGCGACGAGTTCTCCGGCGCGGCGGGGGGCAAGCCGGACCCGGCGAAGTGGCGGGTCGACCCGGGCACCGGGCAGAACAACGAGGTCCAGTACTACACGAACAACGAGAACGTGTCGCTCGACGGCAACGGCGTGCTCGTCCTCGAAGCACGGCGGCAGACCGCGGGCGGCCGCGACTACACGTCGCACCGGATGAACACCGGCAACACGTTCCACGTGCAGTACGGCCGGATCGAGGCCCGGGTCAAGGTGCCGAAGGGCAACGGGCTGTGGCCGGCGTTCTGGATGATGGGCGCGGACTTCCTCACCGGGCGGCCGTGGCCGTACAACGGCGAGATCGACATCATGGAGGTCCTCGGCCGCAACACCTCCGAGGCGTACTCCACGCTGCACGCCCCCGCCTACAACGGTGCCGCCGGGTACGGGCTGAAGTACGCCACGGTGGACCTGTCGCAGGACTTCCACGTCTGGGCCGCGGAGTGGGACAGCAAGGGCATCCGCTTCTTCCTCGACGGCCGGCTGGTCTTCACGGCCGACAAGGCGACGGTCGAGTCCACTCGTGGCCCGTGGATCTTCGACCACCAGTTCTACCTGATCCTCAACCTCGCGGTCGGCGGTGACTTCCCCGGCCCGGTGGACGCCACCACACCGTTCCCGTCCCGGATGTACGTCGACTACGTCCGCGTCTACCAGTAA
- a CDS encoding glutathione S-transferase family protein translates to MATESQQGVYVNPKGEFDRDQRYITTRITRDGREGWPVEAGRYRLVVSRACPWANRSIIVRRLLGLENVISMGVAGPTHDARSWTFDLDPGGVDPVLKIERLQEAFFAREPGYSRGITVPAIVDVPTGQVVTNDFAQITLDMSLEWAEFHRPGAPALYPEDLRAEIDEVNRRVFTEVNNGVYRCGFAGTQEAYESAYTRLFDALDWLSGRLESQRFLVGDTITEADVRLFTTLARFDAVYHGHFKCNRGKLTEMPVLWAYARDLFQTPGFGDTTDFVHIKRHYYEVHRDINPTGIVPAGPDLTNWLTPHGRESLGGRPFGDGTPPGPPAPAETVPAGHNPLSA, encoded by the coding sequence ATGGCTACCGAGTCGCAGCAGGGCGTCTACGTCAACCCCAAGGGCGAGTTCGACCGCGACCAGCGGTACATCACCACCCGGATCACCCGCGACGGCCGCGAGGGCTGGCCGGTCGAAGCCGGCCGCTACCGCCTCGTCGTGAGCCGCGCCTGCCCGTGGGCGAACCGGTCGATCATCGTGCGCCGCCTCCTCGGCCTGGAGAACGTCATCTCGATGGGCGTCGCCGGCCCCACCCACGACGCGCGCAGCTGGACGTTCGACCTCGACCCGGGCGGCGTCGACCCGGTCCTCAAGATCGAGCGGTTGCAGGAGGCGTTCTTCGCGCGCGAGCCCGGCTACTCGCGCGGCATCACGGTCCCGGCCATCGTGGACGTCCCCACCGGTCAGGTCGTCACGAACGACTTCGCCCAGATCACGCTGGACATGTCACTGGAGTGGGCGGAGTTCCACCGGCCCGGTGCGCCGGCGCTCTACCCGGAGGACCTGCGCGCGGAGATCGACGAGGTCAACCGCCGGGTCTTCACGGAGGTCAACAACGGCGTCTACCGATGTGGCTTCGCCGGCACCCAGGAGGCGTACGAGTCCGCCTACACCCGGCTCTTCGACGCGCTCGACTGGCTGTCCGGCCGGCTGGAGTCCCAGCGCTTCCTGGTCGGCGACACGATCACCGAGGCCGACGTCCGGCTCTTCACCACGCTGGCCCGCTTCGACGCCGTCTACCACGGCCACTTCAAGTGCAACCGGGGCAAGCTCACCGAGATGCCGGTCCTGTGGGCCTACGCCCGCGACCTCTTCCAGACCCCCGGGTTCGGCGACACCACCGACTTCGTGCACATCAAGCGCCACTACTACGAGGTCCACCGCGACATCAACCCCACCGGCATCGTCCCCGCCGGCCCCGACCTCACCAACTGGCTCACCCCGCACGGCCGCGAGTCGCTGGGCGGTCGCCCCTTCGGCGACGGCACCCCGCCCGGCCCGCCCGCCCCGGCCGAGACGGTCCCGGCGGGCCACAACCCGCTGTCCGCCTGA
- a CDS encoding DUF3307 domain-containing protein codes for MIEYPLVAQQLTFVVTLLALIVGHQLGDHVMQTDHQASNKAGRGRAAVTAMLGHLAAYHVTVGAVLFVTAWALQLQLTWLGVTAGLLFSVVTHAVLDRRAVVRLVLQHTGSREFADQTTPVCGMYVADQSLHWACLLISALLMARL; via the coding sequence ATGATCGAGTACCCGCTAGTCGCGCAGCAGCTGACGTTCGTGGTCACGTTGCTGGCGTTGATCGTGGGTCACCAGCTAGGCGATCACGTGATGCAGACCGACCACCAGGCGTCCAACAAGGCGGGCCGGGGCCGGGCCGCGGTCACGGCCATGCTCGGCCACCTGGCCGCGTACCACGTCACGGTCGGTGCGGTCCTGTTCGTGACCGCATGGGCGCTGCAGCTTCAGCTCACCTGGCTGGGGGTCACCGCGGGGCTGCTGTTCAGCGTGGTCACGCACGCGGTTCTCGATCGACGGGCGGTGGTGCGGCTGGTGCTGCAGCACACCGGCTCGCGGGAGTTCGCGGATCAGACCACGCCGGTGTGCGGCATGTACGTCGCGGACCAGTCGCTGCACTGGGCCTGCCTGCTGATCTCCGCGCTGCTGATGGCCCGGCTCTAG
- a CDS encoding Nramp family divalent metal transporter — MTETAAGRFPARHLPPVVVRELPPPPSSARRVIGPGVVAAGVGLASGEFVLFPYIASQVGLVFLWAAAVGIVTQWFLNMEIERYTLATGETALTGFSRFWRHWGLVFAIMVYFANLWPGWATSSATMITYLFGGRASWIAIGMLVLIGVTLTLAPVIYTALERIEGLKVILVGLFIVVAIVFAITADAWAELPSTVTSPEFPTELGFALMLSALVFAGAGGGQNLCQSNWIRDKRYGMGSYVPRLVSPLTGAEEAAPSTGFIFEPTDENMTRWRRWWKLANQEQALTFGLISFVTITLMSLLAYSTVYGTPGLANSVEFLRIEGEALKSTVGGWFGTLFWAIGALSLFAAAMGIVDYTSRLAADVLKTSYLRGRSENRIYFALVWGLVAIGIVILLAGLDQPLPLLVIAACVGGLMMFVYSMLLLLLNRRVLPPEIRPRAVRVAALIWSVLLFGVFSALTLWQQGSRLIEWLS, encoded by the coding sequence GTGACCGAGACCGCAGCCGGTCGATTTCCGGCACGCCACCTGCCCCCGGTCGTAGTCAGGGAGCTGCCGCCACCACCCTCGTCGGCCCGGCGGGTGATCGGGCCCGGAGTAGTAGCCGCGGGCGTCGGCCTCGCATCGGGCGAGTTCGTGCTCTTCCCATATATAGCCTCGCAGGTCGGGCTCGTCTTCCTGTGGGCCGCCGCTGTCGGCATCGTGACGCAGTGGTTCCTCAACATGGAGATCGAGCGGTACACCCTGGCCACCGGGGAGACCGCCCTCACCGGATTCTCCCGCTTCTGGCGGCACTGGGGCCTGGTCTTCGCGATCATGGTGTACTTCGCGAACCTCTGGCCCGGCTGGGCGACCAGCTCCGCCACGATGATCACCTACCTGTTCGGCGGCCGGGCCAGCTGGATAGCGATCGGCATGCTGGTGCTGATCGGCGTCACGCTCACGCTCGCGCCGGTCATCTACACGGCGCTGGAACGGATCGAAGGCCTCAAGGTCATCCTGGTCGGACTGTTCATCGTGGTGGCGATCGTCTTCGCGATCACCGCGGACGCCTGGGCCGAACTGCCGTCCACCGTCACCTCACCCGAGTTCCCGACCGAGCTCGGGTTCGCGCTGATGCTCTCCGCGCTGGTCTTCGCGGGCGCCGGCGGCGGTCAGAACCTGTGCCAGTCGAACTGGATCCGGGACAAGCGCTACGGCATGGGCTCCTACGTCCCCCGCCTGGTCAGCCCGCTCACCGGCGCCGAGGAGGCCGCACCGTCCACCGGGTTCATCTTCGAGCCCACCGACGAGAACATGACCCGCTGGCGCCGCTGGTGGAAACTGGCCAACCAGGAGCAGGCGCTCACGTTCGGTCTCATCTCGTTCGTCACGATCACGCTGATGTCGCTGCTGGCGTACTCGACGGTGTACGGGACGCCGGGGCTGGCGAACAGCGTGGAGTTCCTCAGGATCGAGGGTGAGGCGCTCAAGTCCACGGTCGGCGGATGGTTCGGGACGCTGTTCTGGGCGATCGGCGCGCTGTCGCTGTTCGCCGCGGCCATGGGCATCGTCGACTACACCAGCCGGCTGGCGGCCGACGTGCTCAAGACGTCCTACCTGCGCGGCCGGTCGGAGAACCGGATCTACTTCGCGCTGGTCTGGGGCCTGGTCGCGATCGGCATCGTCATCCTGCTCGCCGGCCTCGACCAGCCGCTGCCGCTCCTGGTGATCGCGGCGTGCGTGGGCGGGCTGATGATGTTCGTGTACTCGATGCTGCTGTTGCTGCTCAACCGCCGCGTCCTGCCGCCGGAGATCCGCCCGCGGGCGGTGCGGGTGGCGGCGCTGATCTGGTCGGTCCTGCTCTTCGGCGTCTTCTCCGCCCTGACGCTGTGGCAGCAGGGCAGCCGACTGATCGAGTGGCTCTCCTAG
- a CDS encoding YggT family protein yields MLALISTVLLLFQFLLIARALLDWSTVLAGPSMPGSFRDRATRVVHTVTEPVLAPVRKLLPPVRFGAVGIDLSFIVVFAVVVLLQAII; encoded by the coding sequence ATGCTCGCCCTGATCAGCACCGTTCTGCTGCTGTTCCAGTTCCTGCTCATCGCGCGCGCCCTGCTCGACTGGAGCACCGTGCTGGCCGGACCGTCGATGCCTGGTTCCTTCCGTGACCGCGCCACCCGCGTCGTGCACACGGTCACCGAGCCGGTCCTGGCGCCGGTCCGCAAGCTCCTCCCGCCGGTCCGCTTCGGCGCCGTCGGCATCGACCTGTCGTTCATCGTGGTCTTCGCCGTCGTCGTCCTGCTCCAGGCCATCATCTGA
- a CDS encoding type II toxin-antitoxin system PemK/MazF family toxin yields the protein MAGILRGIADKLTGRTSAPVPAQRTGGLREGAAHLGRRLTGRPTAPPGTGREGRPARPTPATARIRRGRQLAYAPELDGRADPGEIVWTWVAYEDDASQGKDRPVLVVGRDGRVLLGLMLSSQSERQGQRHWLALGPGDWDRDKRPSFVRLDRVIQVREDGIRREGAILDRQRFDRIADVLRHTYSWG from the coding sequence ATGGCGGGAATCTTGAGGGGCATCGCGGACAAGCTCACCGGCCGGACCTCCGCGCCCGTGCCGGCGCAGCGCACCGGCGGCCTGCGCGAGGGCGCCGCGCACCTGGGCCGGCGCCTCACCGGCCGTCCGACCGCCCCGCCCGGCACCGGCCGCGAGGGCCGTCCCGCGCGTCCCACGCCCGCCACCGCCCGCATCCGCCGGGGTCGCCAGCTCGCCTACGCACCCGAACTGGACGGCCGGGCCGACCCCGGCGAGATCGTCTGGACCTGGGTCGCCTACGAGGACGACGCGTCGCAGGGCAAGGACCGCCCGGTGCTGGTCGTCGGCCGCGACGGGCGCGTGCTGCTCGGCCTGATGCTCTCCAGCCAGAGCGAACGCCAGGGCCAGCGGCACTGGCTCGCGCTCGGCCCCGGCGACTGGGACCGCGACAAGCGTCCCAGCTTCGTCCGCCTCGACCGCGTCATCCAGGTCCGCGAGGACGGCATCCGCCGCGAGGGCGCGATCCTCGACCGTCAGCGCTTCGACCGGATAGCCGACGTGCTCCGCCACACCTACAGCTGGGGCTGA